A genome region from Brassica oleracea var. oleracea cultivar TO1000 chromosome C2, BOL, whole genome shotgun sequence includes the following:
- the LOC106320798 gene encoding 3-ketoacyl-CoA synthase 21, which yields MELFSLPSLFLLSTLFVFYISKFLNKRNQRNCYMLHYECFKGKDERKLDTETCAKVVERNKHLGLEEYRFLLRTMASSGIGEETYGPINVLQGREASPTLLDAYSEMDEIMFETLDKLFHKTKGFVSPSDIDILVVNVSLFAPSPSLTSRVINRYKMREDIKSFNLSGLGCSASVISIDIVQRIFETRENAFALVVSTETMGPHWYCGKDRSMMLSNCLFRAGGSSVLLTNAARFKNRALMKLVTVARAHVGAEDEAYSCCMQMEDKDGHPGFLLTKYLKKAAARALTKNLQVLLPRVLPVKELIRYAIVRAIKRRTTTKRESTSSGIGLDLKTGLQHFCIHPGGRAIIEGVGTSLGLTEFDIEPSRMALHRFGNTSSGGLWYVLGYMEAKKRLKKGDKILMMSMGAGFESNNCVWEVLKNLDGKNVWEDSMDQYPELSKIPNPFVEKYDWINDDTMSFIRV from the coding sequence ATGGAGCTCTTTTCACTCCCTTCTCTGTTCCTTCTCTCCACTCTCTTCGTCTTCTACATCTCCAAGTTTCTCAACAAAAGAAACCAAAGAAACTGTTACATGCTTCACTACGAGTGCTTCAAGGGCAAAGACGAGAGAAAACTCGACACCGAGACGTGCGCCAAGGTCGTTGAACGAAACAAACACTTAGGTCTCGAAGAGTACAGGTTCCTTCTCCGCACGATGGCTAGTTCAGGCATCGGAGAAGAAACCTACGGCCCAATAAACGTCCTCCAAGGCAGAGAAGCCTCTCCAACTCTCCTCGACGCTTACTCTGAGATGGACGAGATCATGTTTGAAACCCTAGACAAGCTTTTCCACAAGACAAAAGGCTTTGTCTCTCCTTCGGACATAGACATCCTCGTCGTCAACGTCTCTCTCTTCGCTCCGTCTCCTTCTCTGACCTCGCGCGTCATCAACAGATACAAGATGAGGGAAGACATCAAATCCTTTAACCTCTCGGGGCTAGGGTGTAGCGCGAGCGTTATATCGATAGATATAGTGCAACGCATATTCGAAACGCGGGAAAACGCGTTTGCGCTCGTGGTTAGCACCGAGACGATGGGTCCTCACTGGTATTGCGGTAAAGATAGGTCGATGATGTTGTCAAACTGTTTATTCAGAGCTGGAGGAAGCTCAGTGCTGTTAACCAACGCCGCTAGGTTCAAGAACCGGGCTTTGATGAAGCTCGTGACTGTGGCACGTGCCCACGTGGGGGCTGAAGACGAGGCTTACTCGTGCTGCATGCAGATGGAGGACAAAGATGGTCACCCAGGCTTCCTTTTAACAAAATATCTCAAAAAAGCAGCGGCTCGTGCCCTAACCAAGAACCTCCAAGTCCTCCTGCCAAGAGTCTTGCCCGTCAAGGAACTGATCCGCTACGCGATTGTACGTGCGATTAAACGAAGAACCACCACAAAAAGAGAGTCTACGAGCTCGGGGATAGGTCTAGACTTGAAGACAGGGCTGCAGCATTTTTGTATTCACCCTGGAGGAAGAGCTATTATCGAAGGTGTCGGAACAAGCTTAGGGCTCACGGAGTTTGATATTGAGCCGTCGAGAATGGCGCTTCATAGGTTCGGTAATACATCCTCTGGTGGTTTGTGGTATGTTCTTGGTTACATGGAAGCTAAGAAGAGGTTAAAGAAAGGTGACAAGATACTAATGATGAGTATGGGAGCTGGGTTCGAGTCTAACAACTGTGTTTGGGAGGTTCTTAAGAATCTTGATGGTAAAAATGTTTGGGAAGATTCCATGGATCAATATCCTGAACTGTCCAAGATCCCTAACCCGTTCGTTGAGAAGTATGACTGGATCAATGATGATACCATGAGCTTTATTCGTGTTTGA
- the LOC106325643 gene encoding phosphatidylinositol-3-phosphatase myotubularin-2-like produces MTAPRNSSRRLRSLRYSSEKMEGTGSWDVLEWTKLDQASWSSSYSNLDCLLDSERITFECCGVILINTNEAGTLLLTNFRILFLREGTRDPVPLGTIPLVAIEKFNKTVQKVHSSRHQSTKNPPKRLLQVTGKDMRIIVYGFRPGTKQRRSLVDALLRCSNLERVWDLYAFTCGPSKFGNKNPKERLLNEYFRLLGKGSLRASMNMIKDGSFSVSNDFWRITDLNSNYNLCPTYPFALMVPKSISDEELTQASTFRAKSRLPVISWCHPGTGAVIARSSQPLVGLMMNMRSNFDEKLVASFCTQLAGHKGAPRKLYIADARPRKNALANGAMGGGSESSSNYLQSEIVFFGIDNIHAMRESFSRLRDYLDMHGTTSSDGTSSFLRHGGWTWGGGNLSSMSASVSLLGESGWLSHIQSILAGVAWIAARVAMESASVLVHCSDGWDRTTQLVSLACLLLDPYYRTFAGFQALVEKDWLAFGHPFSDRIGMPNVAGSGSFELPIQSSSARSFPSSPVRQTSGSTATQSPGSSHGLNNYSPIFLQWVDCVSQLMRMYPCAFEFSPTFLVDFTDCLLSCRFGNFLCNSEKERQECRISESSGCLWAYLTDLRSFGGTSHAHCNPLYDPSRYNGALLPPAAALAPTLWPQFHLRWACPVEPDASETEVQCRAMSVKHLEMKKGKEEAERKVDALSSTVESLNEELRKERNISRAAKESAKKAIKERGVISRAVQSLGCKVNFTRNGDCTVEVEDGPHKCSHSIPHDVSESISSVSEDKVCEALLCPLRAREGTCRWPDAGCCAQNGSQFVGLKANFEAFEKLSIYDSYFTAE; encoded by the exons ATGACGGCGCCGAGAAACTCCTCTAGGCGATTACGATCGCTGCGATATTCTTCGGAGAAGATGGAAGGTACCGGAAGCTGGGACGTGCTTGAATGGACCAAACTCGAT CAAGCTTCTTGGTCAAGCTCGTACTCAAACTTGGATTGCTTGCTGGATTCTGAGAGGATCACCTTCGAG TGTTGTGGAGTTATACTCATAAACACCAATGAAGCGGGGACCCTCTTACTCACAAATTTCCGTATTCTTTTTTTG AGGGAAGGAACCAGAGATCCTGTTCCACTTGGTACTATTCCACTGGTGGCTATCGAGAAGTTTAACAAAACG GTGCAGAAAGTTCATTCAAGCAGACATCAGTCCACCAAGAATCCACCAAAACGTCTTTTACAGGTCACTG GCAAAGATATGAGGATAATTGTCTATGGTTTTCGCCCTGGAACCAAGCAG AGGCGTTCTCTAGTTGATGCACTATTGAGGTGTAGCAATCTAGAGAGAGTATGGGATCTTTATGCTTTTACATGTGGGCCTTCCAAATTCGGCAACAAAAACCCAAAGGAAAGATTGCTTAACGAATATTTTCGACTTCTCGGAAAAGGTTCATTGCGAGCGTCAATGAATATGATTAAAGACGGTTCATTCTCAGTTTCCAATGACTTTTGGCGGATAACTGACTTGAACTCGAATTATAACTTGTGTCCGACTTATCCGTTTGCTTTGATGGTTCCAAAATCCATTAG TGATGAAGAGCTGACCCAAGCGTCTACTTTCCGGGCAAAAAGTCGCCTGCCCGTGATCTCGTGGTGCCATCCAG GAACTGGAGCTGTGATTGCTCGCTCTTCACAACCTTTAGTTGGTCTGATGATGAACATGAGGAG TAACTTTGATGAAAAACTTGTTGCTTCATTCTGCACTCAGTTAGCTGGTCACAAGGGAGCACCACG GAAGCTTTACATCGCAGATGCAAGACCTAGGAAAAATGCGTTAGCAAATGGAGCAATGGGAGGAGGCTCAGAATCATCTTCAAATTATTTGCAATCTGAA ATTGTGTTCTTTGGGATAGACAACATACATGCAATGAGAGAGAGCTTTTCCCGCCTTAGGGATTATTTAGATATGCACGGTACAACATCATCCGATGGGACGTCATCATTCTTG AGACATGGTGGCTGGACTTGGGGTGGAGGTAATCTCAGTAGTATGTCTGCTTCAGTATCCTTGCTTGGAGAAAGTGGTTGGCTGAGCCACATCCAAAGCATCTTAGCTGGTGTGGCTTGGATTGCTGCACGTGTTGCTATGGAGTCAGCATCAGTTCTTGTGCACTGCAG TGATGGATGGGACAGAACAACTCAGCTGGTTTCTCTTGCATGCTTATTACTTGATCCATACTATAGAACATTTGCTGGGTTTCAG GCTCTCGTCGAAAAGGATTGGTTAGCATTCGGTCACCCATTTTCAGATCGTATAGGAATGCCCAACGTTGCTGGATCTGGTAGTTTTGAATTACCAATTCAATCTTCTTCCGCTAGGAGTTTCCCTTCATCTCCAGTGCGGCAAACTTCAGGATCAACAGCTACTCAATCGCCTGGCTCTTCACATGGTTTGAACAACTATTCTCCTATATTTTTGCAG TGGGTTGATTGCGTTTCACAGCTGATGCGGATGTATCCTTGTGCTTTCGAGTTTTCTCCG ACTTTCCTGGTAGATTTCACGGACTGCTTGCTTTCATGTCGTTTTGGGAACTTCTTGTGCAACAG TGAAAAGGAGAGGCAAGAATGTAGGATTAGTGAATCCAGCGGATGCCTATGGGCTTACTTAACTGATTTGCGTTCCTTTGGTGGAACTTCTCATGCACATTGCAACCCGCTTTACGATCCCTCAAGATATAACGGCGCATTGTTACCTCCTGCTGCAGCTCTAGCCCCGACTCTCTGGCCCCAGTTCCACCTTCGCTGGGCCTGCCCTGTGGAACCGGATGCTTCAGAAACCGAGGTCCAATGCAGAGCCATGTCTGTTAAGCATTTAGAGATGAAAAAG GGGAAAGAAGAAGCAGAGAGGAAGGTAGATGCTTTATCCTCTACAGTGGAGTCACTTAACGAAGAGCTGCGGAAAGAAAGGAATATAAGTCGTGCAGCTAAAGAATCGGCAAAGAAAGCTATCAAAGAGCGCGGTGTCATATCACGAGCCGTGCAGTCACTCGGCTGCAAAGTTAACTTCACAAGGAACGGAGATTGCACGGTTGAAGTAGAAGACGGGCCACATAAATGTTCTCACTCGATTCCCCATGATGTCTCGGAATCTATCTCATCAGTGAGTGAAGACAAAGTTTGCGAAGCGTTGTTGTGTCCGTTGCGTGCCAGAGAAGGAACTTGTCGATGGCCTGATGCGGGTTGCTGTGCTCAGAACGGGAGCCAGTTTGTTGGGTTGAAAGCAAACTTCGAGGCGTTTGAGAAACTCTCCATCTACGATAGCTACTTCACAGCTGAATGA
- the LOC106325644 gene encoding uncharacterized protein LOC106325644, whose product MVSETWFRNLWKFPKKNEGHKEKDVLGVLAFEVASLLSKLVHLWQSLSDKNVARLRQEITRSAGIKKLVSDDDDFIVRLIRDEMMENVENVAKAVARLAVKCNDPKLKSFESCFGEMMKTGADPYGWQFGWKKMDRKVKRMERFISSNASLYQETEILTELEQSLKRRQSNESATDNIVEYKKKVTWKKHEVKNLREVSLWNRTYDYTVLLLVRSIFTILTRTKHVFGISYRAEASDVSSADSDFIARGHSVSTVLTHQSETTRPPRFASGPLGRFTGPASGSAATKSTKMGDFLSGSLTTQSPKSGPLAPEKNKRFKFYSGPLGKFTSKSGPLMGMGKHNKKTVVQTPERPSVSSAKKQSKPNRLTQVGPFKGCMVSQDGITPLSTRTQNGARHSSAEHHQGSSNTVHVERPKLSDAAPNTLGAACLALHYANVIIVIERFVASPHLIGDDARDDLYNMLPASVRKSLREELKPYSKNLSSSAVYDPGLAKEWTDAMAGILEWLGPLAHNMIKWQSERSYENQSLVSRTHIVLAQTLFFANQQKTETIITELLVGLNYVWRYGRELNAKALQECTSSQTLEKCLDTDN is encoded by the coding sequence ATGGTTTCAGAGACTTGGTTTCGTAACCTGTGGAAATTCCCAAAGAAAAACGAAGGTCATAAAGAGAAGGATGTGCTTGGAGTATTAGCCTTCGAGGTCGCGAGTCTACTCTCCAAACTCGTTCATCTATGGCAGTCCCTGAGCGATAAGAACGTTGCGAGGCTCAGGCAAGAGATAACGCGTTCCGCGGGCATCAAGAAGCTAGTTTCAGATGACGATGACTTCATCGTGAGGCTAATACGCGACGAGATGATGGAGAACGTTGAGAACGTAGCGAAAGCTGTTGCTAGGCTCGCTGTAAAATGCAACGATCCCAAGCTGAAGAGCTTCGAGAGTTGTTTCGGCGAGATGATGAAGACGGGAGCTGACCCTTACGGGTGGCAGTTTGGGTGGAAAAAAATGGATAGAAAGGTTAAGAGGATGGAGCGGTTTATCTCGTCTAATGCGAGTCTTTACCAGGAGACTGAGATTCTGACGGAGCTTGAGCAGAGTCTCAAGAGAAGGCAGAGCAATGAATCTGCAACCGATAATATAGTGGAGTACAAGAAAAAAGTCACGTGGAAGAAACATGAAGTGAAGAATCTAAGGGAGGTGTCTCTTTGGAACCGTACTTATGACTACACCGTCCTTCTCTTGGTGAGATCGATTTTCACAATCTTGACTAGGACTAAACATGTTTTCGGCATTAGTTACAGAGCAGAGGCTAGCGATGTTAGCTCTGCGGATTCTGATTTCATCGCTCGCGGCCACTCGGTTTCCACAGTTTTGACGCACCAGTCCGAGACTACCCGTCCTCCTAGATTTGCTTCTGGTCCCCTTGGGAGATTTACAGGTCCAGCGTCAGGCTCAGCTGCTACAAAGTCCACGAAGATGGGTGATTTCCTCTCGGGCTCACTCACTACCCAGTCCCCTAAGTCAGGTCCTCTTGCCCCAGAAAAGAACAAACGTTTCAAGTTTTACTCGGGTCCTCTCGGGAAGTTCACCTCCAAATCAGGACCGCTTATGGGAATGGGCAAACACAACAAGAAGACGGTGGTGCAGACACCGGAAAGGCCTTCGGTCTCCTCAGCGAAAAAGCAGTCAAAACCCAACCGTTTAACACAGGTTGGTCCCTTTAAAGGATGCATGGTATCTCAAGACGGTATCACTCCTCTCAGCACTAGGACCCAGAACGGAGCTAGGCATAGTAGCGCCGAGCATCATCAAGGAAGTTCCAACACTGTCCACGTTGAAAGACCCAAGTTGTCAGATGCTGCTCCTAACACCCTCGGCGCCGCTTGCTTAGCGTTACACTACGCTAATGTCATCATCGTGATAGAGAGGTTTGTTGCATCTCCTCATCTGATAGGCGACGACGCGAGAGACGACCTATACAACATGTTACCTGCGAGCGTGAGAAAATCGCTGAGAGAGGAGCTAAAGCCCTACTCGAAAAACTTGAGCTCTTCCGCGGTTTATGATCCAGGGCTAGCGAAGGAGTGGACAGACGCAATGGCGGGCATCTTGGAATGGTTGGGTCCGTTAGCTCACAACATGATAAAATGGCAGTCTGAGAGGAGCTACGAGAACCAAAGCTTGGTCTCGAGGACGCACATAGTTCTTGCGCAGACTCTCTTCTTTGCGAACCAGCAGAAAACAGAAACCATCATCACGGAGCTTCTTGTCGGGCTCAACTATGTCTGGAGATATGGCAGAGAGCTTAACGCCAAGGCTCTTCAAGAGTGTACTAGTAGTCAAACCCTTGAGAAATGTTTAGACACAGATAACTAG
- the LOC106325646 gene encoding uncharacterized RNA-binding protein C1827.05c-like, whose translation MGAKAKKALKKNMKKISASAAASSSSSSQLAVPENPKPSADFLPLGGGPARKAPVTKPVESKATVLYIGRLPHGFYETEIEAFFTQFGTVKRVRVARNKKTGKSKHFGFIQFEDPEVAEIAAGAMNDYLLLEHMLQVRVIPPEHVKPNLWKGFKCQYKPVDWVQIERKQHNKERTLEEHRKMLNKVVKRDQKRRKRIEAAGIEYQCPELVGNTQPLPKKIKFSED comes from the exons ATGGGTGCCAAGGCGAAGAAAGCTCTGAAGAAGAACATGAAGAAGATCTCAGCTTCGGCTGCTGCTTCTTCTTCTTCTTCTTCTCAGCTGGCTGTTCCCGAGAACCCGAAACCATCGGCTGATTTTTTG CCACTAGGAGGCGGTCCAGCTCGAAAAGCACCAGTGACCAAACCTGTTGAGAGCAAAGCCACGGTGCTGTACATTGGTCGTCTCCCTCATGGGTTCTACGAGACTGAGATCGAAG CTTTCTTCACGCAGTTTGGAACAGTCAAGAGAGTCAGAGTCGCCCGAAACAAAAAG ACTGGGAAGTCAAAGCATTTTGGGTTCATACAGTTTGAGGACCCTGAG GTGGCGGAAATTGCAGCGGGTGCAATGAATGACTATCTGTTGCTCGAGCACATGCTTCAAGTCCGTGTCATTCCACCTGAGCATGTTAAACCCAATCT GTGGAAAGGGTTCAAGTGTCAGTACAAACCAGTGGATTGGGTTCAGATAGAGCGTAAACAACATAACAAG GAAAGGACATTGGAAGAGCATAGGAAAATGTTGAACAAGGTAGTGAAACGGGATCAGAAAAGGAGAAAGAGAATCGAAGCTGCTGGAATAGAATATCAATGCCCTGAGCTT GTTGGAAACACACAGCCATTACCTAAGAAGATCAAGTTTAGTGAAGACTAA